Proteins from a genomic interval of Cognatishimia sp. WU-CL00825:
- a CDS encoding TRAP transporter large permease subunit: MADHVPDSNTLSEAGQRSAITFATLASTALKRVTEFMSSIGTVWFFALVILICTEIIAREFFLSPIRGVKEIVAYSVVGAAFLQLANTVFAERMARADFMLSIFGKRLPASVAVIEVVVSIIGLIAMVLLAQATWPKLVDAFVESEIVGVPGEFSFQVWPLRCLVFVGSVMTALAFLARAIRKSSVVFDGRGNGGLIGLGVTLAILATLWFTLFPVVMDAGLSTFAIGAILLATLIVVVMSGVHIGVAMLLIGFIGLWLLKGRIGFGYSMLGLAGNEFLANYYFSAVPLFVLMGLLVAAADIGRETFAVASWLTRPIRGGLGIATVGANAMFAAITGSSVASATVFSKVATPEMIRHGYNKQFSVGVVAGSSVLGMLIPPSLLLIVYGFLAEQSVGHLFIAAIIPGFILATAMSLMIWLNATFRPHTVFETAPGAGSDVDAISGIGHAALYLAPIIGLIVLVLGGIYGGFFTPTEGGAVGSAGALIYALLRGRLPMQKLWQVMVETGQIATTVLFLILAANIFTIMLASSGFVQNIGTLINSLDLSLLQFAVIYVILLVILGMFLESVSIMLIVVPIALPTVAALGGDPIWFGILTVIAVEIGLLTPPFGLSCYVVAATLKDKGIDLTDIFRGVKPFVLVMFLMTILIILFPSLASMTFQK; this comes from the coding sequence GCTCGGCCATTACATTTGCAACTCTTGCCAGCACGGCACTGAAACGCGTCACTGAATTCATGAGCAGCATAGGCACCGTTTGGTTCTTTGCGCTGGTGATCTTGATCTGTACCGAAATCATTGCCCGCGAATTCTTTCTGTCGCCCATCCGCGGAGTGAAAGAAATTGTCGCTTACTCAGTTGTCGGGGCGGCGTTTCTTCAGCTTGCGAACACGGTTTTCGCCGAACGGATGGCTCGCGCGGATTTCATGTTGTCGATTTTTGGCAAACGGTTGCCGGCAAGTGTTGCAGTGATCGAAGTGGTCGTGTCCATCATTGGGCTCATCGCCATGGTCTTGCTGGCCCAAGCCACCTGGCCCAAGCTGGTTGATGCCTTTGTCGAATCTGAAATTGTCGGCGTCCCGGGCGAGTTTTCGTTTCAGGTCTGGCCATTGCGATGCTTGGTTTTTGTTGGCAGCGTCATGACCGCGTTGGCATTTCTTGCGCGCGCAATCCGGAAATCTAGCGTTGTGTTTGACGGCCGTGGTAATGGCGGATTGATCGGTTTGGGTGTGACGTTGGCAATCTTGGCGACCCTTTGGTTCACGTTGTTTCCGGTGGTCATGGATGCAGGGCTTTCGACCTTTGCAATCGGAGCGATCTTGCTGGCAACCCTGATCGTAGTTGTCATGTCCGGCGTCCATATCGGTGTCGCGATGTTGTTGATCGGCTTTATCGGGTTGTGGTTGCTTAAGGGTCGCATTGGCTTTGGCTATTCCATGCTGGGGCTGGCTGGGAATGAATTTCTCGCCAATTACTATTTCAGCGCCGTGCCGCTGTTTGTGCTGATGGGCCTGTTGGTCGCCGCCGCAGACATCGGGCGGGAGACGTTTGCAGTGGCAAGCTGGTTGACCCGGCCAATTCGCGGCGGTTTGGGCATCGCAACCGTTGGTGCAAACGCAATGTTTGCTGCAATCACTGGATCTTCGGTTGCGTCGGCCACTGTCTTTTCCAAAGTCGCCACGCCGGAAATGATCCGTCACGGATATAACAAACAATTCTCTGTTGGTGTTGTCGCAGGCAGTTCGGTGCTGGGTATGTTGATCCCGCCGAGCTTGCTGCTGATCGTCTATGGGTTTCTGGCCGAACAATCAGTGGGTCACCTCTTTATCGCGGCCATCATTCCGGGCTTCATACTGGCGACAGCGATGTCCTTGATGATCTGGCTAAACGCAACGTTTCGTCCGCACACAGTGTTCGAAACCGCACCGGGTGCCGGATCCGACGTTGACGCGATTTCGGGTATTGGCCATGCGGCTCTTTACTTGGCCCCTATCATTGGCCTGATCGTCCTTGTCCTTGGTGGGATTTATGGTGGATTCTTTACACCGACGGAGGGCGGCGCTGTCGGATCGGCAGGTGCCTTGATCTATGCACTCCTGCGCGGCCGGTTGCCGATGCAAAAGCTGTGGCAGGTGATGGTCGAGACTGGACAGATCGCGACCACCGTTCTGTTTCTTATCCTTGCGGCGAACATATTCACGATCATGCTGGCCTCTTCCGGCTTCGTGCAAAACATCGGGACGTTGATCAATAGTCTAGACCTGAGCCTTCTTCAATTCGCAGTGATCTATGTGATCTTGCTCGTTATCTTGGGTATGTTTCTGGAGTCGGTTTCGATCATGCTGATTGTCGTGCCAATTGCTCTGCCAACCGTGGCAGCCCTGGGTGGTGATCCAATCTGGTTTGGTATTCTGACAGTGATCGCTGTTGAAATCGGGCTGCTGACACCGCCATTTGGCCTGTCGTGTTATGTCGTCGCGGCAACGCTCAAAGACAAAGGAATTGATCTGACCGATATCTTCAGAGGTGTGAAACCCTTTGTTTTGGTTATGTTTTTGATGACAATCCTGATCATCCTGTTCCCGAGCCTCGCGTCGATGACCTTCCAGAAATAA